From the genome of Rhizobium binae, one region includes:
- a CDS encoding ABC transporter substrate-binding protein gives MNKVSFASSARFVRRLSLGAALSLCLAVTAMTPAEAANTSLKLGMSVEPTGLDPTIAAPVAIGQVTWQNVFEGLVRIDQTGKVQPQLAKSWEVSPDGLTYTFKLQTGVKFHDGEAFDAASAKFSLDRARGADSVNPQKRFFASIASIDTPDAETLVLHLSAPTGSLIYWLGWPASVMVAQKTADDDKVTPIGTGPFKFVSWAKGDRVELARNADYWNKDAAAKLDKVTFRFIADPQAQAAALKSGDLDAFPEFAAPELMSSFDSDARLVTRIGNTELKVVAGMNNAKKPFDDKRVRQALMMAIDRKTVIDGAWSGLGTPIGSHYTPNDPGYQDMTGVLPYDVEKAKALLTEAGYPNGFTFTIKSPQMAYAPRSAQVMQAMFAEIGVTMNIEPTEFPAKWVQDIMKDRNFDMTIVAHAEPLDVDIYARDPYYFNYKNPAFNALMKKVQETADPAAQNAIYGQAQKILAEDVPALYLFVMPKLGVWDRKLKGLWENEPIPSNVLSGVSWEE, from the coding sequence ATGAATAAGGTTTCGTTTGCGTCGTCGGCACGTTTCGTCCGGCGGCTTTCCCTCGGCGCCGCGCTTTCGCTCTGTCTCGCGGTGACGGCGATGACGCCGGCGGAAGCGGCGAACACCAGCCTGAAGCTTGGCATGAGCGTCGAGCCGACCGGTCTCGACCCGACGATCGCTGCGCCCGTCGCAATCGGCCAGGTCACCTGGCAGAACGTGTTCGAGGGATTGGTGAGGATCGACCAGACCGGCAAGGTCCAGCCGCAGCTGGCAAAAAGCTGGGAGGTCTCGCCCGATGGCCTGACCTACACATTCAAGCTGCAGACCGGGGTTAAATTCCACGACGGCGAGGCCTTCGACGCCGCCAGCGCCAAGTTTTCGCTCGACCGCGCTCGCGGCGCGGATTCGGTCAATCCGCAGAAGCGCTTCTTCGCCTCGATCGCCTCGATCGATACGCCCGATGCGGAAACGCTGGTGCTGCATCTGTCGGCGCCGACCGGCAGTCTGATCTACTGGCTCGGCTGGCCGGCCTCGGTGATGGTCGCGCAGAAGACGGCCGACGACGACAAGGTGACGCCGATCGGCACCGGCCCCTTCAAATTCGTCAGTTGGGCAAAGGGCGACAGGGTCGAACTCGCCAGGAACGCCGACTACTGGAACAAGGATGCTGCCGCCAAGCTCGACAAGGTTACCTTCCGCTTCATCGCCGATCCACAGGCGCAGGCCGCCGCGCTGAAATCGGGCGATCTCGACGCCTTTCCGGAATTTGCCGCACCCGAACTGATGAGCTCGTTCGACAGCGATGCCAGGCTCGTGACCAGGATCGGCAATACCGAACTCAAAGTCGTCGCCGGCATGAACAATGCCAAGAAGCCGTTCGACGACAAGCGCGTGCGCCAAGCCCTGATGATGGCGATCGACCGCAAGACGGTGATCGACGGCGCGTGGTCGGGCCTCGGCACGCCGATCGGCAGCCACTACACGCCGAACGATCCCGGCTATCAGGACATGACCGGCGTGCTCCCCTATGACGTCGAAAAGGCCAAGGCGCTGCTGACTGAGGCCGGCTATCCCAACGGCTTCACCTTCACGATCAAATCGCCACAGATGGCTTATGCGCCGCGCAGTGCTCAGGTGATGCAGGCGATGTTTGCCGAGATCGGCGTGACGATGAATATCGAGCCGACCGAGTTTCCGGCGAAATGGGTCCAGGACATCATGAAGGACCGCAACTTCGACATGACGATCGTCGCCCATGCCGAGCCGCTCGACGTCGACATCTATGCGCGCGATCCCTATTATTTCAATTACAAGAATCCGGCCTTCAACGCGCTGATGAAGAAGGTCCAGGAGACGGCCGATCCCGCCGCGCAGAATGCAATCTATGGGCAAGCACAGAAGATCCTCGCCGAGGACGTGCCAGCGCTCTACCTCTTCGTCATGCCGAAACTCGGTGTCTGGGACAGGAAGCTGAAAGGGCTGTGGGAGAACGAGCCGATTCCATCCAACGTGCTGTCCGGGGTTTCCTGGGAGGAGTGA
- a CDS encoding ABC transporter permease has translation MIALLARRFAGLVITLVIVSLLIFTVMDLLPGDPASILLGTSASPETLAALRHDLGIDQPLVLRYGQWLAGLLSGDLGRSYTYGVPVAGLLVERLAVTLPLALMAIALSVAIALPLGVLAASRRGRVFDIAATLFSQISIAMPAFWVALLLVILFSTMLRLMPAGGFPGWGAGLLPAFQALVLPAVALAMPQAGVLTRVARSAVLETMHEDFARTAVAKGLSRSAVLWRHVVPNALIPILTMIGLQFTFLVAGAVLVENVFNLPGLGRLALQALSQRDIIVMQDVVLFFAALVIVVNFIVDLSYMAIDPRMRKAA, from the coding sequence ATGATCGCCCTCCTCGCCCGCCGCTTCGCCGGCCTTGTCATTACCCTCGTCATCGTCTCGCTGCTGATCTTTACCGTCATGGATCTGCTGCCCGGCGATCCCGCCTCGATCCTACTCGGCACGTCGGCGAGCCCGGAGACCTTGGCGGCGCTACGCCATGATCTCGGTATCGACCAGCCGCTCGTCCTGCGTTACGGGCAATGGCTGGCCGGCCTGTTGTCAGGCGATCTCGGCCGATCCTACACCTATGGCGTCCCGGTGGCGGGATTGCTCGTCGAGCGCCTGGCGGTCACGCTGCCGCTGGCGTTGATGGCGATCGCACTTTCGGTGGCGATCGCCCTGCCGCTCGGGGTGCTCGCCGCCTCGCGCCGCGGCCGCGTCTTCGATATCGCCGCAACGCTGTTTTCACAGATCAGCATCGCAATGCCCGCCTTCTGGGTGGCCTTGCTGCTGGTCATTCTCTTTTCTACGATGCTCAGGCTGATGCCGGCCGGCGGTTTCCCTGGCTGGGGTGCCGGTCTGTTGCCGGCATTCCAGGCGCTTGTTCTGCCGGCAGTCGCGCTGGCGATGCCGCAGGCGGGCGTATTGACGCGGGTGGCGCGTTCGGCCGTGCTCGAGACGATGCATGAGGATTTTGCCCGTACCGCGGTGGCCAAAGGGCTTTCGCGCAGCGCCGTGTTGTGGCGTCACGTCGTACCGAACGCGCTGATCCCGATCCTCACCATGATCGGGCTGCAGTTCACTTTTCTCGTCGCCGGCGCAGTGCTGGTGGAAAATGTCTTCAACCTGCCCGGTCTCGGGCGGCTTGCCCTGCAGGCGCTTTCCCAGCGCGACATCATCGTGATGCAGGATGTCGTGCTGTTCTTCGCCGCCCTCGTCATCGTGGTGAACTTCATCGTCGATCTCTCCTACATGGCGATCGATCCCAGGATGAGAAAGGCGGCCTGA
- a CDS encoding P1 family peptidase, producing the protein MPDLLNLITDIDGVAVGHATDLALGSGVTVIVFDEPAVASGTVLGGAPGGRDTGLLDPSMTVSAVDAFVLSGGSAFGLDAAGGVQAGLREVGRGFAVGSVRIPIVPQAILMDLLNGGDKDWGLHSPYRDMGYAALKAAAKGPFALGTAGAGTGATTATFKGGLGSASAVSSAGHRVAAVVAVNALGSATIGDGPHFWAAPFEKDGEFGGLGMPAVCDHRMRLKGTNTPATTIGAVVTDAQLTKAEAHRLSLAGHDGFARALLPAHLPLDGDTVFAASTGRHRRDDMASLMELCHLATIVMARAIARGVYEAGALPAEGAQKAWRDRYPDGH; encoded by the coding sequence TTGCCCGACCTTCTCAACCTGATCACCGATATCGACGGCGTCGCCGTCGGCCATGCGACCGATCTCGCCCTCGGTTCCGGCGTTACGGTCATCGTCTTCGACGAGCCGGCCGTCGCATCCGGTACAGTGCTCGGCGGCGCGCCGGGCGGGCGCGATACCGGCCTGCTCGACCCGTCAATGACCGTCAGCGCCGTTGACGCCTTCGTGCTTTCGGGCGGCTCGGCATTCGGGCTTGATGCCGCCGGTGGCGTGCAGGCGGGATTGCGCGAGGTCGGCCGCGGTTTTGCGGTGGGTTCGGTGCGCATCCCGATCGTGCCACAGGCGATTCTGATGGACCTGCTGAATGGCGGCGACAAGGATTGGGGGCTCCATTCACCCTATCGCGACATGGGCTATGCGGCGTTGAAGGCGGCCGCCAAGGGCCCATTCGCGCTCGGCACCGCCGGCGCCGGGACGGGGGCGACGACGGCCACCTTCAAGGGCGGGCTCGGCTCGGCCAGCGCCGTCAGCAGCGCCGGACACCGCGTCGCGGCTGTTGTCGCCGTCAATGCGCTCGGCTCCGCAACGATCGGCGACGGGCCGCATTTCTGGGCGGCACCCTTCGAAAAGGACGGCGAATTCGGGGGGCTCGGCATGCCTGCGGTTTGCGACCACCGGATGCGGCTCAAGGGGACGAATACCCCGGCAACGACGATCGGTGCGGTGGTGACCGACGCGCAGCTGACGAAGGCGGAGGCGCACCGGCTTTCGCTGGCCGGCCACGACGGCTTCGCCCGGGCGCTTTTGCCGGCGCACCTGCCGCTCGACGGCGACACCGTCTTTGCCGCTTCGACCGGCAGGCATCGACGAGACGACATGGCAAGCCTGATGGAGCTTTGCCACCTCGCCACCATCGTGATGGCGCGGGCGATCGCCCGTGGCGTCTACGAGGCCGGCGCCCTTCCGGCCGAAGGCGCGCAGAAGGCGTGGCGCGACCGCTATCCTGACGGTCATTGA
- a CDS encoding ABC transporter permease, producing MVPIAVIATSSGRRPFRISRRRNMISGAVIVGLLIAVALLSLVWTPLPPAKMQIVHKLQPPLAFGLLGTDQFGRDVLSMLMAGCWNSLSIAITAVAIGGTLGSIAGVSAAAIRGPFEALLMRICDVIFALPPILSAMVLGAFLGPGRFTAIAAIAVFMIPVFARVTLATSLQAWSRDYVTAARAIGNTRLTISLRHVLPNIISQIIVHGAIQLGLAILTEAGLSFLGLGMAPPAPTWGRMLADAQTYLAQAPWLVVLPGLAIALTVLGFNMLGDGLRDLLDPREASR from the coding sequence ATGGTGCCGATCGCAGTCATTGCCACGTCAAGTGGCCGCCGCCCTTTCAGGATTAGCCGGCGAAGGAACATGATCTCGGGTGCTGTCATCGTCGGCCTGCTGATCGCCGTCGCGCTGCTGTCGCTCGTCTGGACGCCGCTGCCGCCGGCAAAGATGCAGATCGTCCACAAACTGCAGCCACCTCTCGCCTTCGGCCTGCTCGGCACCGACCAGTTCGGCCGCGACGTGCTGTCGATGCTGATGGCGGGATGCTGGAATTCGCTGTCGATCGCCATTACCGCGGTTGCGATCGGCGGGACGCTCGGTTCGATCGCCGGCGTTTCGGCGGCAGCGATCCGCGGACCTTTCGAAGCGCTGCTGATGCGCATCTGCGACGTCATCTTTGCCTTGCCGCCGATCCTGTCGGCGATGGTGCTCGGCGCCTTTCTCGGGCCGGGGCGGTTCACCGCGATTGCCGCGATCGCCGTCTTCATGATCCCGGTCTTTGCGCGGGTGACGCTGGCGACCTCGCTCCAGGCCTGGAGCCGGGATTATGTGACGGCGGCGCGCGCGATCGGCAATACGCGCCTGACCATTTCGCTGCGCCATGTGCTGCCGAATATCATCAGCCAGATCATCGTGCATGGGGCGATCCAGCTGGGGCTGGCGATCCTGACCGAAGCCGGTCTCAGCTTTCTCGGGCTCGGCATGGCGCCGCCGGCGCCGACATGGGGCCGGATGCTCGCCGATGCGCAAACCTATCTGGCGCAGGCCCCCTGGCTGGTGGTTCTGCCCGGCCTTGCCATCGCGCTGACCGTGCTCGGCTTCAACATGCTCGGCGACGGCTTGCGCGATCTTCTCGATCCACGGGAGGCAAGCCGCTGA